A section of the Paenibacillus yonginensis genome encodes:
- the alr gene encoding alanine racemase, translated as MQMVKEMSTAAVPAGATPTFYRDTWVEVDLDHIAWNIAQIRKQLPEETAFIAVVKANAYGHGDVQVAAAALEAGASYLAVACLDEALALRDKGITAPILVLGATRPVDVSLAAARGITLTIFQKQWVNDARMHLHDKDRLKVHVKVDTGMGRIGIRSSEELTEIEGLIQADDRLEWEGIYTHFSTADEPDTAYFERQLGLFQEMLGRLTRQPEMIHCSNSAAALRFPKARFNAVRVGLAMYGVTPSDAVKDEAQLPLKEAFSLRTKLIHVKKLPKGEKVGYGATYETEEEEWIGTLPIGYADGWIRRLQGQEVLVDGVRAPIVGRICMDQCMIRLPAQAAVGTTVTLIGHADTSFIPVDEIAEKLETIAYEVLCLIGSRVPRIYKRTLLA; from the coding sequence ATGCAAATGGTAAAAGAGATGAGTACGGCGGCTGTACCGGCCGGCGCAACCCCAACTTTCTACCGGGATACCTGGGTAGAGGTGGATCTTGATCATATCGCCTGGAATATTGCTCAAATAAGAAAGCAGCTGCCTGAAGAGACAGCCTTCATCGCCGTAGTTAAGGCTAACGCTTATGGACATGGGGATGTCCAGGTTGCGGCCGCCGCTCTGGAGGCTGGTGCCTCCTATCTGGCCGTAGCTTGCCTGGACGAAGCGCTGGCTTTAAGGGACAAGGGCATCACGGCGCCGATTCTCGTTCTGGGGGCGACCCGGCCGGTAGACGTGTCTTTGGCCGCTGCTCGCGGCATCACACTAACGATTTTTCAAAAGCAGTGGGTGAATGACGCCCGCATGCATCTGCATGACAAAGACCGGCTGAAAGTGCATGTGAAAGTCGATACCGGCATGGGCCGGATCGGCATACGAAGCTCCGAGGAGCTGACTGAAATCGAAGGTCTTATACAGGCGGACGACAGATTGGAATGGGAAGGCATTTACACCCATTTTTCGACAGCCGATGAGCCGGATACCGCTTATTTCGAGCGGCAGCTTGGCTTGTTTCAAGAGATGCTGGGCAGGTTAACAAGGCAGCCGGAAATGATCCATTGCAGCAACAGTGCGGCCGCTTTGAGATTCCCGAAAGCACGGTTTAATGCCGTAAGGGTCGGTCTGGCCATGTACGGCGTCACTCCTTCGGATGCAGTGAAGGATGAGGCCCAGCTGCCCTTAAAAGAAGCTTTCTCCCTGCGTACGAAACTGATTCACGTCAAAAAGCTGCCCAAAGGCGAAAAGGTCGGCTATGGGGCGACTTACGAAACAGAGGAAGAGGAATGGATTGGCACTCTCCCGATAGGTTACGCGGATGGCTGGATCCGCAGGCTGCAGGGGCAGGAAGTGCTGGTGGACGGAGTACGCGCTCCTATTGTAGGGAGAATCTGCATGGATCAATGTATGATCAGGCTGCCAGCACAGGCAGCAGTTGGAACAACGGTAACCCTGATTGGACACGCGGACACTTCCTTCATTCCGGTGGATGAAATTGCCGAGAAGCTTGAGACGATTGCTTACGAGGTCCTATGCCTAATAGGCAGCCGGGTACCGCGGATTTATAAGCGTACTCTCTTAGCATGA
- a CDS encoding FMN-dependent NADH-azoreductase has translation MAQVLYITAHPNDHHSSYSLAVGKAFIEAYSEANPNDEVVHVDLYKESIPQIDADVFAGWGKLRSGSEFDQLSADEKAKVGRLGELVDQFAAADKYVFVTPMWNFSYPPVVKAYIDSICVAGKTFKYTENGPVGLLGGKKALHIQASGSVYSEGPIGDLEMAHRHLKVVMSFIGIPNLEGLFAEGMAAMPDKAESIKQQAIERAHQLAKTF, from the coding sequence ATGGCACAAGTTCTATACATCACGGCCCACCCGAACGATCATCACAGCTCCTACAGCCTGGCTGTAGGCAAAGCTTTCATTGAAGCTTACAGTGAAGCCAATCCGAACGACGAAGTCGTTCATGTTGATCTGTACAAAGAGTCGATCCCTCAAATTGATGCGGATGTGTTCGCTGGCTGGGGAAAGCTGAGATCCGGCTCCGAATTTGACCAGCTGAGTGCGGACGAGAAAGCCAAAGTCGGCCGTCTCGGCGAGCTTGTCGATCAGTTTGCTGCTGCCGATAAATACGTATTTGTTACGCCGATGTGGAACTTCTCTTATCCGCCGGTTGTGAAGGCTTATATTGATTCCATTTGCGTAGCGGGAAAAACGTTCAAATATACGGAAAATGGTCCGGTCGGACTGCTGGGCGGCAAAAAAGCACTGCACATCCAGGCGAGCGGCAGCGTTTATTCAGAGGGTCCGATCGGTGATCTCGAAATGGCCCACCGCCATTTAAAAGTGGTGATGAGCTTTATCGGGATTCCAAATCTCGAAGGGTTATTTGCGGAAGGGATGGCCGCTATGCCGGACAAAGCGGAATCCATCAAGCAGCAGGCTATTGAGCGGGCGCATCAGCTGGCCAAAACCTTTTAA
- a CDS encoding AzlD domain-containing protein, which yields MEIRWEVFLMIVGASIVTLIPRVLPLVLLSRIQIPEWGMRWLNFVPVAVMAALIGQELLVQDGKLSFGAEVIAALPAVAAAVLTRSLLATVIVGMLAMMALRFFL from the coding sequence ATGGAAATAAGATGGGAGGTCTTCCTGATGATTGTCGGCGCCTCGATCGTCACCTTGATTCCGAGAGTGCTGCCGCTTGTCTTGCTCAGCCGGATTCAAATCCCGGAATGGGGCATGCGCTGGCTGAATTTTGTACCTGTTGCCGTGATGGCCGCTTTGATCGGACAAGAATTGCTGGTACAAGACGGGAAGCTGTCGTTTGGCGCAGAAGTGATCGCTGCGCTTCCCGCTGTTGCGGCAGCCGTCTTGACCCGCAGCCTGCTGGCGACCGTTATTGTCGGCATGCTGGCCATGATGGCGCTGCGTTTCTTTTTGTAG
- a CDS encoding AzlC family ABC transporter permease, whose protein sequence is MALQENLTAPNYEPHIQEERFLQGVKSCIPTLLGYLSIGFAAGVVEKTAGLSIAEILLMSVLIYAGSAQFIAAGMLAASGSPAAIVLTIFFVNLRHLLLSAALSPYFRHLSPLKNLLVGALLTDETFGVAIHQAAMKHRLSEKWMHGLNLTAYLNWIIANIAGAFLGQWIADPERLGLDFALPAMFIGLLVLQLISRRKLKADLLVAFCSICLVVALSYLTSSSITIILATIAAATLGMAVSKWK, encoded by the coding sequence ATGGCTTTGCAGGAGAACTTAACCGCACCTAATTATGAACCACACATTCAGGAAGAACGTTTTCTCCAAGGGGTCAAAAGCTGTATCCCCACATTATTGGGCTATTTGAGCATTGGCTTTGCTGCCGGTGTTGTCGAGAAAACGGCCGGGCTCAGCATAGCTGAAATCCTGCTGATGTCCGTGCTCATTTATGCCGGCTCTGCCCAGTTTATTGCCGCAGGCATGCTGGCCGCTTCCGGTTCGCCGGCCGCGATCGTGCTTACGATCTTCTTCGTCAACCTGCGCCATTTGCTGCTCAGCGCCGCTTTATCGCCATATTTCCGGCATCTCTCCCCGCTCAAAAATCTGCTCGTAGGCGCACTGCTCACTGATGAAACATTTGGGGTGGCCATTCATCAGGCAGCTATGAAGCACAGGCTTTCGGAGAAGTGGATGCACGGCTTGAACTTAACAGCTTATCTGAACTGGATCATAGCCAATATCGCCGGCGCTTTTCTGGGGCAGTGGATTGCTGATCCCGAGCGGCTCGGGCTGGACTTCGCCCTGCCGGCCATGTTTATCGGCCTTTTGGTGCTGCAGCTGATCAGCCGCAGAAAGCTTAAAGCCGATCTGCTTGTGGCCTTCTGTTCGATCTGCCTGGTTGTCGCGTTAAGTTATTTGACCTCCAGCAGCATTACGATCATCTTGGCAACGATAGCTGCTGCAACTCTCGGAATGGCGGTGAGCAAATGGAAATAA
- a CDS encoding AAA family ATPase, producing the protein MSKSNRFNSSRLPTAKGMDMATVYSPKECSRKAKHIVLSPANKTIIEEFQAILAMKEQFEEHDVPVPNKIMMFGPPGTGKTLTAFYLAERLGLPLVLARLDTLIHAHLGETGSNVRKIFEYAKAVPCVLFLDEFDALARTRDNNDEVKEMSRVVNTLLQCLDEFSGESIFMAATNLETELDHAIWRRFDTKMNYLPPDRSCREEYIRLVVDKFETEDVFESRAVDLLQGCSYADIEQIMLKAKRKAIITGQNLTAGLLQTSIGEYLPQRNERSLAEELE; encoded by the coding sequence ATGAGCAAAAGCAACCGGTTCAACAGCAGCCGCCTTCCCACCGCTAAAGGCATGGACATGGCCACCGTTTATTCCCCGAAGGAATGTTCCCGCAAAGCCAAACACATCGTGTTATCCCCGGCTAACAAGACGATTATAGAAGAGTTTCAGGCTATATTAGCGATGAAAGAACAATTCGAAGAGCATGATGTGCCCGTTCCGAACAAAATCATGATGTTTGGCCCGCCGGGGACAGGCAAAACGTTGACTGCTTTCTATTTGGCCGAACGGCTGGGACTGCCGCTTGTGCTTGCCCGGCTCGATACGCTGATCCATGCCCATTTGGGAGAGACAGGCAGCAATGTGCGAAAAATATTCGAATACGCCAAGGCCGTGCCCTGCGTATTGTTTCTGGATGAATTCGACGCTTTGGCCCGTACGCGTGACAATAATGATGAAGTCAAGGAGATGTCCCGGGTGGTCAATACGCTGCTGCAGTGTCTGGACGAGTTCAGCGGCGAGAGTATTTTTATGGCGGCGACTAATTTGGAGACCGAGCTTGATCATGCGATCTGGCGCCGCTTCGATACCAAAATGAATTACCTACCGCCTGACCGCAGCTGCCGGGAGGAGTATATCCGCCTGGTGGTCGATAAATTTGAGACGGAAGACGTCTTTGAGAGCCGTGCGGTTGACCTGCTCCAGGGCTGCAGTTACGCCGATATTGAGCAAATCATGCTTAAAGCGAAAAGAAAAGCGATTATCACTGGCCAGAATTTGACTGCAGGCCTGCTACAGACGTCTATCGGTGAATATCTGCCTCAACGCAATGAACGGAGTCTAGCCGAAGAATTGGAGTAA
- the folE2 gene encoding GTP cyclohydrolase FolE2 — translation MKSYAAQPFPSKEERLIRFGSVPPIPGNKPTTKEEMPDLQNRSHDYLFNINQVGICKVRHPIKIRSELMPDLQTTVAELTLTTSLQRESKGINMSRLTELLERYRRENWEADFEGLQRLATEMAEYMGQTQAEIELEFPWFYERSSPVLGMTGLNHSQASMKVIYNQGNPLEFVLKLQTAVTTLCPCSKEISEYSAHNQRGNVTVTVELDETSLPQGDWKTLLLDAIESNASSPLHPVLKRPDEKAVTERAYENPRFVEDMARLVAADLYEMDFMKAFKVECRNEESIHLHDALAVISFDKTTEAAL, via the coding sequence ATGAAATCATATGCTGCACAGCCGTTTCCTTCGAAAGAAGAGCGTCTTATCCGATTTGGTTCGGTTCCGCCTATTCCCGGCAACAAACCGACTACCAAAGAAGAAATGCCCGATCTTCAGAATCGGAGCCATGATTATCTGTTTAACATCAACCAGGTAGGTATATGTAAAGTCCGTCATCCGATTAAAATCCGCTCGGAGCTGATGCCGGACCTTCAAACCACCGTTGCCGAATTAACATTGACGACGAGTCTGCAGCGGGAGTCCAAAGGAATCAATATGAGTAGACTGACCGAGCTGCTTGAGCGGTACAGACGGGAGAATTGGGAAGCGGACTTTGAGGGACTTCAGCGGCTCGCCACCGAAATGGCCGAATACATGGGGCAAACCCAGGCGGAGATCGAGCTTGAATTCCCCTGGTTCTATGAACGCAGTTCCCCTGTTTTAGGAATGACGGGTCTAAACCATTCTCAGGCCTCCATGAAAGTTATCTACAACCAAGGGAACCCCTTGGAATTTGTCTTGAAGCTCCAAACGGCCGTTACCACCTTGTGCCCGTGCTCCAAAGAGATCAGCGAATACAGTGCGCATAACCAGCGGGGAAATGTGACGGTTACGGTGGAATTGGACGAGACCTCCCTTCCGCAAGGCGATTGGAAAACGCTCCTGCTGGATGCCATAGAATCCAACGCCAGCTCTCCCCTACATCCTGTCCTTAAACGTCCGGACGAGAAAGCCGTTACAGAAAGAGCTTATGAGAATCCCCGTTTCGTCGAGGATATGGCGCGGCTCGTTGCCGCCGATTTGTACGAAATGGATTTCATGAAGGCTTTTAAGGTGGAATGCCGGAACGAAGAATCCATTCATCTGCATGATGCTTTAGCGGTCATTAGTTTTGATAAAACAACAGAAGCGGCCCTTTGA
- a CDS encoding metal-sensitive transcriptional regulator, with the protein MNYHYPDEIKARLRRIEGQTRGVLRLMEEGKPCKDVVAQLSAVRNAADKAIAQIVAENLSRCIYEEQAAENPDTDQLVKQAIELLVKSR; encoded by the coding sequence ATGAATTATCATTATCCGGATGAGATCAAAGCTCGTCTTCGAAGAATTGAAGGGCAAACCAGGGGCGTACTACGTCTAATGGAAGAAGGAAAACCATGCAAGGACGTCGTGGCTCAGCTATCGGCCGTCCGAAACGCAGCCGACAAAGCCATAGCTCAAATTGTGGCGGAGAACTTGAGCAGGTGCATTTACGAAGAACAAGCAGCTGAAAATCCGGACACGGACCAGTTAGTGAAGCAAGCTATTGAACTGCTGGTCAAAAGCCGCTGA
- a CDS encoding rhodanese-like domain-containing protein, with the protein MAFKVPKEISPEQLEERLHQGETVMMLDVREPGEWFEGHLPGAKHIPLGALPERCGELDRNKEWVVMCRSGGRSGLACEILHERGFQVVNLTGGLLKWTGELTGERESN; encoded by the coding sequence ATGGCTTTTAAAGTACCCAAAGAAATTTCGCCTGAGCAGCTGGAAGAGCGGCTGCATCAAGGAGAAACGGTGATGATGCTGGATGTGCGCGAGCCGGGTGAGTGGTTTGAAGGCCATCTTCCCGGGGCCAAACACATTCCTTTAGGAGCTCTTCCTGAACGGTGCGGGGAGCTTGACCGGAACAAGGAATGGGTTGTCATGTGCAGAAGCGGCGGCCGCAGCGGCCTTGCTTGTGAAATCCTGCATGAGAGGGGCTTCCAAGTCGTCAATCTGACCGGCGGTCTTCTGAAATGGACCGGGGAGCTGACTGGTGAAAGGGAGTCCAATTGA
- a CDS encoding rhodanese-like domain-containing protein, which translates to MILGIIMFGAGGMFLVWLVRQLWPLQYLSFVDIGDWKNKRKQCPEMKLLDVRDTSDFQQLHLPCSVNISLGRLPYVWRKALSPEQCVVIVSAHPFKTKKAARILRKKGFHKLYAIRGNIFQHEEWRNLASITKADCPNQQGFSL; encoded by the coding sequence ATGATATTGGGGATCATTATGTTTGGAGCAGGAGGCATGTTCTTGGTCTGGCTGGTCCGTCAGCTTTGGCCTCTTCAGTACCTCTCCTTTGTCGATATTGGGGACTGGAAGAACAAGAGAAAGCAGTGCCCGGAGATGAAGCTGCTGGATGTCCGGGACACGTCTGATTTCCAGCAGCTTCACCTGCCTTGCTCTGTCAATATTTCATTGGGCCGTCTGCCTTACGTGTGGAGAAAAGCTTTGTCTCCCGAACAATGTGTGGTTATTGTGTCCGCTCATCCTTTCAAAACGAAGAAGGCCGCTAGAATTTTGCGGAAGAAGGGCTTTCACAAGCTGTATGCCATCCGCGGAAATATCTTTCAACATGAGGAATGGCGAAATCTGGCCTCCATTACGAAGGCGGATTGTCCCAATCAACAAGGCTTCAGTTTATAA
- a CDS encoding glycine betaine uptake BCCT transporter has protein sequence MVFTITLIIAILFALWGAIAPDSLAAAANQAYNFSIQNFGWFYLLATLFFLLFALYLAFSRYGNIRLGDDDDEPEYSTLSWLSMLFSAGMGIGLVFWGVAEPLSHYLSPPEGAKGGTTEAARLAMRYSFFHWGLHPWAIYTVIALSLAYFQFRKGYKGLISFTFIPLFGERLVNGWLGKTIDILAVIATIFGVATSLGLGALQIGGGLHHLFGLPNTAWSQILIITVVTVLFLLSASSGLDKGIKILSNANLIIALLLMVFVWVTGPTSFIFDTFTTTLGSYLQNIINMSLRLTPFSESTWIGAWTLFYWAWWIAWAPFVGTFIARVSKGRTIKEFVIYVMIIPSLFGFIWFSVFGGTGLQLEMFDFANLAEAVQRDTTTALFITLEQLPLGTIIAFIATLLIMTFFITSADSATFVLGMLTSDGNLNPSNKVKITWGILQSGIAVVLLISGGLNGLQTASVAAALPFAVVLIGMCFSLLKALQAEDKERRRKEKQQRMKLKQLLEESTAAK, from the coding sequence ATGGTATTCACAATCACACTTATCATCGCTATATTATTTGCTTTATGGGGAGCAATCGCCCCGGATAGCTTGGCTGCTGCGGCCAATCAAGCCTATAATTTCTCTATTCAAAATTTTGGCTGGTTTTATTTGCTCGCGACATTGTTTTTTCTGCTATTTGCGCTGTATTTAGCTTTCAGCAGGTACGGGAATATCCGATTGGGTGATGACGATGATGAACCGGAATATTCCACCCTTTCCTGGTTATCCATGCTGTTCAGCGCAGGTATGGGGATTGGACTTGTCTTTTGGGGAGTAGCGGAACCCTTGTCCCATTACTTATCTCCTCCGGAAGGGGCTAAAGGAGGAACAACGGAGGCGGCTCGCCTGGCGATGCGTTATTCCTTTTTTCATTGGGGGCTTCATCCATGGGCGATTTATACGGTTATAGCTTTGTCTCTGGCTTATTTTCAATTTCGAAAAGGATATAAAGGGTTAATCAGCTTCACCTTCATTCCTCTGTTTGGCGAGCGGCTGGTCAACGGATGGCTTGGCAAAACCATCGACATTCTGGCTGTGATCGCTACCATCTTCGGCGTGGCCACCTCGCTTGGGCTGGGGGCGCTGCAAATTGGAGGGGGCCTCCATCACCTGTTTGGACTTCCGAACACGGCTTGGTCTCAAATCCTCATCATAACCGTGGTAACTGTCTTGTTCCTGCTGTCGGCAAGCTCAGGTTTGGATAAAGGAATCAAGATCCTGAGCAACGCTAACCTGATTATTGCTTTACTGCTCATGGTGTTTGTCTGGGTAACAGGACCGACTTCTTTTATCTTTGATACCTTTACGACGACTTTGGGCAGCTACCTGCAAAATATAATCAACATGAGCTTAAGGCTCACGCCGTTCTCCGAAAGTACCTGGATTGGCGCATGGACGCTGTTCTACTGGGCCTGGTGGATTGCCTGGGCTCCTTTTGTCGGCACCTTTATTGCCCGGGTGTCCAAAGGCAGAACCATTAAGGAATTTGTCATCTACGTGATGATTATTCCGAGTTTGTTCGGATTTATCTGGTTTTCGGTATTTGGCGGCACGGGCCTGCAGCTGGAAATGTTCGATTTTGCGAATTTGGCGGAGGCTGTTCAGAGAGATACGACGACGGCTCTTTTTATTACGCTGGAGCAGCTTCCTTTAGGTACAATCATAGCTTTTATTGCCACGCTTTTGATCATGACCTTCTTTATTACATCAGCCGATTCGGCAACATTTGTACTCGGCATGCTGACATCGGATGGAAACTTGAATCCGAGCAACAAAGTCAAAATAACCTGGGGGATTTTACAATCGGGCATTGCAGTCGTCCTGCTGATCAGCGGCGGTTTAAATGGGCTCCAAACGGCTTCAGTAGCAGCCGCGCTGCCATTTGCCGTCGTTTTGATCGGCATGTGCTTCTCGCTGCTCAAAGCGCTGCAGGCTGAAGACAAGGAACGCCGCAGGAAAGAGAAGCAGCAGCGGATGAAACTGAAACAGCTGTTGGAGGAATCAACCGCGGCGAAATGA
- a CDS encoding MDR family MFS transporter encodes MTTSQIKQQGLPKEILMAAWAIALGAIAPMLDSTMVNIAVDKLNKDFNTTLSTIQWAITGYVLALAMAVPLSGWLMNKFNGKKVFIGAVIAFGVTSVFAGLSWNVSSFILFRLLQGFSAGIITPLMSTLLVKTAGPNNLGKVMAIVSTPMIFGPILGPVIGGFLVQGASWHWIFFINVFIVVIAVPLMIKTIPDFEPFNKESRLDLFGMIALSFMSAALIYGITKAADHASFNNGETRLWLGIGLGLAVIYIVYNRIRNHQTVLPMNLFAHRSFSASSIGLFLANMAVMGPMLILPLFFQTFRHFTAIEAALALIPQGIGMLITRPLIGTLIDKIGAKYVVMVSLVLSLIGSIPLIFITDQTNMIWIALVLFIRGTSFGGIMLPLTSDAYTGLENKQLPEAGVGINMIENLGSSFGSAVIATVVATAGHAGQGLQPTLANGLKGYHAGFLVSAIVLALIFIPGLFLTHKSIRRALRGRLTR; translated from the coding sequence ATGACAACTTCTCAAATTAAACAGCAAGGATTACCCAAAGAAATTCTTATGGCCGCTTGGGCGATTGCCCTTGGAGCCATTGCCCCTATGCTTGACTCCACGATGGTGAACATCGCCGTCGACAAATTAAACAAGGATTTCAATACGACGCTCAGCACGATCCAATGGGCGATTACAGGGTATGTTTTAGCCCTGGCGATGGCCGTTCCGTTATCCGGCTGGCTTATGAACAAATTTAACGGTAAAAAAGTCTTCATCGGCGCCGTCATCGCCTTCGGTGTCACTTCTGTTTTTGCCGGATTGAGCTGGAACGTTTCCAGCTTCATCTTGTTCCGTTTGCTTCAAGGCTTTAGCGCCGGGATCATTACTCCGCTTATGTCCACGCTTCTGGTCAAAACAGCGGGTCCGAACAATCTGGGCAAAGTGATGGCTATCGTCAGCACACCCATGATCTTTGGTCCCATTCTTGGCCCCGTAATCGGAGGTTTCCTCGTTCAAGGCGCGTCCTGGCACTGGATCTTCTTCATCAATGTGTTCATCGTTGTGATTGCGGTACCCCTAATGATCAAAACAATCCCGGACTTCGAACCCTTCAACAAAGAGAGTAGATTGGACCTATTCGGCATGATTGCGTTGTCCTTCATGAGTGCGGCCTTGATTTACGGCATTACGAAAGCGGCGGACCATGCCTCGTTCAACAATGGTGAAACCCGTCTGTGGTTGGGAATTGGCCTTGGTTTAGCTGTCATTTACATCGTGTATAACCGAATCCGAAACCATCAAACCGTGCTCCCCATGAATTTGTTTGCCCACAGGAGCTTTTCGGCCTCCAGCATCGGCTTGTTCCTGGCCAATATGGCCGTTATGGGACCGATGTTAATTCTGCCTTTGTTCTTTCAAACCTTTCGTCACTTCACAGCCATTGAAGCAGCGCTTGCGTTGATTCCTCAAGGCATCGGGATGCTGATAACCAGACCTTTGATCGGAACCCTGATTGATAAGATCGGTGCCAAATACGTCGTGATGGTCAGCCTTGTTCTGTCCCTGATCGGATCGATCCCGCTGATTTTCATTACGGATCAAACCAACATGATCTGGATTGCCCTTGTATTGTTTATCCGGGGTACCAGCTTCGGCGGGATTATGCTTCCGCTCACAAGTGACGCTTATACAGGACTTGAGAACAAACAGCTTCCGGAAGCGGGTGTAGGGATTAATATGATAGAGAACCTCGGCTCAAGCTTTGGTTCAGCCGTAATCGCTACCGTTGTCGCAACCGCAGGACACGCGGGACAGGGTCTGCAGCCAACCCTTGCAAACGGCTTGAAAGGTTATCATGCAGGCTTCTTGGTTTCAGCGATTGTCCTCGCCCTTATCTTCATTCCGGGACTGTTCCTCACGCATAAAAGTATCAGACGCGCCCTTCGAGGTCGGCTGACCCGTTAG
- a CDS encoding MarR family transcriptional regulator: MNKQEQVISEFRDLFNKMVWLNKNKMEDNLKGYKPSEVHCIESIGKNVDPNVTKLAESLYMTKGAISKMTKKLMDKGLIESYQKPGNKKEIYFKLTEQGKVVYHIHEELHQEFQERDKAVFEQITEGQLESTLRFIDQYSRHLDAEIKKQGLEIN; encoded by the coding sequence ATGAACAAACAAGAACAGGTCATCTCGGAATTCAGGGATTTATTTAACAAGATGGTTTGGCTTAACAAAAATAAAATGGAAGACAACCTCAAAGGCTACAAACCTTCTGAAGTTCATTGTATCGAATCCATTGGAAAAAATGTAGATCCCAACGTGACCAAACTCGCGGAATCCTTATATATGACCAAAGGCGCCATCAGCAAAATGACCAAGAAGCTTATGGATAAAGGCTTGATCGAAAGCTACCAGAAGCCAGGCAACAAGAAAGAAATCTATTTTAAGCTTACGGAGCAAGGAAAGGTCGTTTATCACATCCATGAAGAACTGCACCAAGAGTTCCAGGAGCGGGACAAAGCCGTATTTGAGCAGATTACGGAAGGACAGCTTGAAAGCACACTGCGCTTCATAGACCAGTACAGCAGACATTTGGATGCAGAAATAAAGAAACAAGGTTTAGAAATCAATTAA
- a CDS encoding GNAT family N-acetyltransferase, producing MPHYYGERIVLRDYRDSDLDAIRQWVNDPEITSTLSDIFLYPHSRLETESFVRMNMEGKSSNKSFIIASKDTLDFIGQIELYAINMKNRHASLAIVIGSKDNLGKGYGSEAIRVLQKFAFEELNLNRLELDVYEFNVRAYNCYLSVLHNSVSEKKR from the coding sequence ATGCCGCACTATTATGGAGAGAGAATTGTTCTTAGGGATTACCGCGATTCAGATTTGGATGCGATCAGGCAATGGGTAAATGATCCGGAAATTACGAGCACTTTGTCTGACATTTTCTTATATCCGCATTCCCGGTTAGAGACGGAATCCTTTGTGAGAATGAATATGGAGGGGAAGTCCAGCAACAAAAGTTTTATCATTGCCTCGAAGGACACACTGGACTTTATAGGCCAGATTGAACTATATGCCATAAACATGAAGAATCGGCATGCTTCTCTGGCGATTGTAATAGGAAGCAAAGACAATTTAGGCAAAGGTTATGGCAGTGAAGCGATCCGGGTTCTGCAGAAGTTCGCTTTCGAGGAACTGAATTTGAACAGGCTGGAGCTTGATGTCTATGAGTTTAATGTAAGAGCCTACAACTGTTATTTGAGTGTTTTGCATAATTCCGTTTCAGAGAAGAAGCGATAG